A genome region from Nycticebus coucang isolate mNycCou1 chromosome 4, mNycCou1.pri, whole genome shotgun sequence includes the following:
- the MYL2 gene encoding myosin regulatory light chain 2, ventricular/cardiac muscle isoform: protein MAPKKAKKRAEGANSNVFSMFEQTQIQEFKEAFTIMDQNRDGFIDKNDLRDTFAALGRVNVKNEEIDEMLKEAPGPINFTVFLTMFGEKLKGADPEETILNAFKVFDPEGKGVLKADYVREMLTTQADRFSKEEVDQMFNAFPPDVTGSLDYKNLVHIITHGEEKD, encoded by the exons ATG GCACCTAAGAAAGCCAAGAAGAGAGCAGAGGGCGCCAACTCCAATGTGTTCTCCATGTTCGAACAGACCCAAATCCAGGAATTTAAGGAG GCCTTCACCATCATGGACCAGAACAGGGACGGCTTCATTGACAAGAACGATCTGAGAGACACCTTTGCTGCTCTTG GGCGTGTGaatgtgaaaaatgaagaaattgatgAAATGCTCAAGGAAGCTCCGGGTCCAATCAACTTTACTGTTTTCCTGACAATGTTTGGTGAGAAACTTAAAG GAGCAGACCCCGAGGAGACCATTCTCAATGCATTCAAAGTGTTTGATCCTGAAGGCAAAGGGGTGCTGAAGGCTGATTA cgTTCGGGAAATGCTGACCACGCAGGCAGATAGATTTTCCAAGGAGGAG GTTGACCAGATGTTCAACGCCTTCCCCCCTGATGTGACTGGCAGCTTGGACTATAAAAATCTGGTGCACATCATCACCCATGGagaagagaaggactaa